In one Drosophila albomicans strain 15112-1751.03 chromosome X, ASM965048v2, whole genome shotgun sequence genomic region, the following are encoded:
- the LOC117577964 gene encoding uncharacterized protein LOC117577964, with translation MSSAINANLKTRTNQKVQQKSIQKQPEKSTIQKLEPKEEEKQLQALKEQQQQGDSQVVNSFWTCDELLQCLPQVLQLRKIFQLYVQDTSNVIDVLKVSECLHAMGLRCSGVTLNGCLAERLLQFPPDRKPPNRVSFELVLTLYSQLAEELPIASSVLINGLRSCDGQSAGVMPLVKLRRLLVAMGRRLIESEICALLDALQDDKGNVNYVRLLESIFAVDLQAVNKLQEVRLYLDAVGKNASHMDMRKRDEFIVTLRNMDASGSGYIAAERLLQLLNANGDRFTIAELATLTRGMTNCKKQVDYRLFLRLIMNE, from the coding sequence ATGAGTAGCGCCATCAATGCGAATCTGAAGACGAGAACGAATCAAAAAGTGCAACAGAAATCGATTCAAAAGCAGCCAGAGAAATCAACGATACAAAAGCTGGAGccgaaggaggaggagaagcagTTGCAGGCGCTgaaggagcaacagcaacaaggcgACAGCCAAGTGGTGAACAGTTTCTGGACATGCGATGAGCTGTTGCAATGCCTGCCGCAAGTGTTGCAGCTGCGCAAGATCTTCCAGCTGTACGTTCAAGATACAAGCAACGTCATCGATGTGCTCAAGGTGTCCGAGTGTTTGCATGCGATGGGATTGCGTTGCAGCGGCGTCACACTCAACGGTTGCCTGGCCGAGCGTTTGCTTCAGTTTCCGCCGGACCGCAAGCCACCGAATCGCGTCAGCTTTGAGCTGGTGCTAACGCTGTACAGCCAACTGGCCGAGGAGTTGCCCATCGCGTCATCGGTGCTGATCAATGGTCTGCGATCGTGTGATGGTCAGAGTGCGGGTGTCATGCCGTTGGTCAAACTCCGACGTCTTCTCGTCGCGATGGGACGACGATTGATTGAGTCCGAGATCTGTGCGCTGCTCGATGCTCTGCAGGATGACAAGGGCAATGTTAACTATGTGCGGCTGTTGGAGTCGATCTTTGCAGTCGACCTGCAGGCGGTGAATAAGTTGCAAGAGGTGCGTCTGTATCTGGATGCCGTTGGCAAGAATGCCAGTCACATGGACATGCGTAAGCGGGACGAATTCATTGTCACACTTCGCAACATGGATGCTAGTGGCAGCGGTTACATTGCCGCCGAACGTTTGCTGCAACTTCTCAATGCGAATGGAGATCGTTTCACAATCGCCGAACTTGCCACGCTCACACGAGGCATGACCAATTGCAAGAAGCAGGTTGACTATCGTCTCTTCCTGCGTCTCATTATGAATGAGTGA
- the LOC117576473 gene encoding myosin-2 essential light chain has translation MAAYTEDQLAEFQEAFNLFDNRGDGKIQLSQVGECLRALGQNPTESDVKKCTHQLKPDERISFEVFLPIYQAISKARSGDTADDFIEGLRHFDKDASGYISSAELRHLLTTLGEKLTDEEVEQLLANMEDQQGNINYEEFVRMVMSG, from the coding sequence AATTCCAGGAGGCCTTCAATCTCTTTGACAATCGCGGCGATGGCAAAATCCAGCTCAGCCAGGTGGGCGAATGCCTGCGTGCCTTGGGACAGAATCCCACCGAATCGGATGTAAAGAAGTGCACACATCAGCTGAAGCCCGATGAGCGCATCTCGTTCGAGGTATTTCTGCCCATCTATCAGGCCATATCGAAGGCACGCTCCGGCGATACGGCCGATGATTTCATTGAGGGATTGCGTCACTTCGATAAAGATGCCAGCGGCTACATTTCGTCCGCTGAGCTGCGTCATCTGTTGACCACGCTGGGCGAGAAGCTGACCGATGAAGAGGTGGAACAACTCTTGGCCAACATGGAGGATCAACAGGGCAATATCAATTACGAGGAGTTTGTGCGCATGGTGATGAGCGGTTAA
- the LOC117577693 gene encoding N-chimaerin isoform X1, giving the protein MSKPGAGIVAILPGGGGVEPSSPVQKVWKPELYKIQLDAPAPHPVRCQRTLDTTLEEQQQAMRLYGSEYHGIMGHLEAEQLLSQANDGSYLVRRSPKTDGCYHTLSVRFNKRTKHYKVFYKPGHGHYLREQDKHYETVHEMVADGLINFHMQLHASPIIQQINQQTKNCYQQSPYMTLNRRKLRALSNELGGKATAVGDDCDGSVTLKVSQQQEAPPQQKEVPQQQHQQQQLPVQATDPMPLVYEKPHNFKVHTFKGLNWCEFCANFLWGFTAQGVKCEACGFMAHNKCSELVPPKCVPDLKYIRGVFGTDLATMVQLHQCHIPFVVRRCVEEVEARGMLQEGIYRVSGFADEIDALKLALDRDGDKTDMSEATYGNVNVIAGTLKLYLRLLPVPLITFQAYPSFMAAGRNAKQTEQLQLMAEAALRLPPAHYSCLQYMLEHLKRVASHYAVNKMNEHNLATVFAPTLIATPQHMTNLTEEIFMLSSLITHCETIFASSSSSMNSNSSS; this is encoded by the exons atGTCGAAACCGGGCGCAGGCATCGTAGCCATATTGCCTGGCGGTGGCGGCGTCGAACCAAGTTCGCCCGTTCAAAAGGTGTGGAAACCCGAAC tgtataaaatacaattggATGCCCCAGCACCGCATCCAGTGCGTTGTCAACGCACTCTTGACACCACCCTGGAGGAACAGCAGCAAGCGATGCGTTTGTATGGCAGCGAATATCATGGCATCATGGGACATCTGGAGGCCGAACAGCTGCTGTCGCAGGCCAACGATGGCAGCTATTTGGTGCGGCGCAGCCCCAAAACCGATGGCTGTTATCATACGTTGAGTGTGCGCTTCAATAAGCGCACCAAGCATTATAAGGTCTTCTATAAGCCGGGCCATGGACACTATTTGCGGGAACAGGACAAGCACTATGAGACGGTGCACGAAATGGTCGCCGATGGCCTAATCAATTTCCATATGCAGCTGCATGCCAGTCCCATCATACAGCAGATCAATCAGCAGACGAAAAACTGCTATCAACAGAGTCCATACATGACGCTCAATCGTCGCAAACTACGAGCGCTGTCCAATGAGTTGGGTGGCAAGGCCACTGCAGTCGGGGACGATTGTGATGGCAGCGTTACGCTCAAGGTGAGCCAACAACAAGAGGCACCTCCGCAGCAGAAGGAAGTGcctcagcagcaacaccaacagcaacagctgccggTACAGGCAACGGATCCGATGCCACTCGTTTACGAGAAGCCGCACAACTTCAAGGTGCACACGTTTAAGGGCCTCAACTGGTGTGAGTTTTGCGCCAACTTCCTGTGGGGATTCACGGCGCAGGGCGTCAAATGTGAAGCATGCGGCTTTATGGCGCACAACAAGTGCTCGGAGCTGGTGCCGCCCAAGTGTGTGCCGGACTTGAAGTACATTCGCGGCGTCTTTGGCACCGATCTGGCCACCATGGTGCAACTGCATCAGTGTCACATTCCCTTCGTGGTGCGTCGCTGCGTCGAGGAGGTCGAGGCACGTGGCATGCTGCAGGAGGGCATCTATCGTGTATCTGGCTTTGCCGATGAGATCGATGCCTTGAAGCTGGCCCTGGATCGCGATGGCGACAAAACGGACATGTCCGAGGCAACCTATGGCAATGTGAATGTGATTGCCGGCACTTTGAAGCTCTACTTGCGTCTGCTGCCTGTGCCGCTGATCACGTTCCAGGCGTATCCCAGTTTTATGGCTGCAGGTC gAAATGCCAAGCAGACGGAGCAGCTGCAATTGATGGCGGAGGCAGCGCTGCGCTTGCCACCAGCTCATTACAGTTGTCTGCAGTATATGTTGGAGCATCTCAAGCG CGTTGCTTCGCATTACGCTGTCAACAAGATGAACGAGCACAATTTGGCGACTGTGTTTGCGCCCACGCTGATTGCCACGCCCCAGCACATGACGAATCTCACGGAGGAGATCTTTATGCTCTCCTCGCTGATCACGCACTGCGAAACCATCTTTGCATcatccagcagcagcatgaaCTCGAATTCCTCTTCGTAA
- the LOC117577693 gene encoding N-chimaerin isoform X2 produces the protein MSKPGAGIVAILPGGGGVEPSSPVQKVWKPELYKIQLDAPAPHPVRCQRTLDTTLEEQQQAMRLYGSEYHGIMGHLEAEQLLSQANDGSYLVRRSPKTDGCYHTLSVRFNKRTKHYKVFYKPGHGHYLREQDKHYETVHEMVADGLINFHMQLHASPIIQQINQQTKNCYQQSPYMTLNRRKLRALSNELGGKATAVGDDCDGSVTLKVSQQQEAPPQQKEVPQQQHQQQQLPVQATDPMPLVYEKPHNFKVHTFKGLNWCEFCANFLWGFTAQGVKCEACGFMAHNKCSELVPPKCVPDLKYIRGVFGTDLATMVQLHQCHIPFVVRRCVEEVEARGMLQEGIYRVSGFADEIDALKLALDRDGDKTDMSEATYGNVNVIAGTLKLYLRLLPVPLITFQAYPSFMAAGNAKQTEQLQLMAEAALRLPPAHYSCLQYMLEHLKRVASHYAVNKMNEHNLATVFAPTLIATPQHMTNLTEEIFMLSSLITHCETIFASSSSSMNSNSSS, from the exons atGTCGAAACCGGGCGCAGGCATCGTAGCCATATTGCCTGGCGGTGGCGGCGTCGAACCAAGTTCGCCCGTTCAAAAGGTGTGGAAACCCGAAC tgtataaaatacaattggATGCCCCAGCACCGCATCCAGTGCGTTGTCAACGCACTCTTGACACCACCCTGGAGGAACAGCAGCAAGCGATGCGTTTGTATGGCAGCGAATATCATGGCATCATGGGACATCTGGAGGCCGAACAGCTGCTGTCGCAGGCCAACGATGGCAGCTATTTGGTGCGGCGCAGCCCCAAAACCGATGGCTGTTATCATACGTTGAGTGTGCGCTTCAATAAGCGCACCAAGCATTATAAGGTCTTCTATAAGCCGGGCCATGGACACTATTTGCGGGAACAGGACAAGCACTATGAGACGGTGCACGAAATGGTCGCCGATGGCCTAATCAATTTCCATATGCAGCTGCATGCCAGTCCCATCATACAGCAGATCAATCAGCAGACGAAAAACTGCTATCAACAGAGTCCATACATGACGCTCAATCGTCGCAAACTACGAGCGCTGTCCAATGAGTTGGGTGGCAAGGCCACTGCAGTCGGGGACGATTGTGATGGCAGCGTTACGCTCAAGGTGAGCCAACAACAAGAGGCACCTCCGCAGCAGAAGGAAGTGcctcagcagcaacaccaacagcaacagctgccggTACAGGCAACGGATCCGATGCCACTCGTTTACGAGAAGCCGCACAACTTCAAGGTGCACACGTTTAAGGGCCTCAACTGGTGTGAGTTTTGCGCCAACTTCCTGTGGGGATTCACGGCGCAGGGCGTCAAATGTGAAGCATGCGGCTTTATGGCGCACAACAAGTGCTCGGAGCTGGTGCCGCCCAAGTGTGTGCCGGACTTGAAGTACATTCGCGGCGTCTTTGGCACCGATCTGGCCACCATGGTGCAACTGCATCAGTGTCACATTCCCTTCGTGGTGCGTCGCTGCGTCGAGGAGGTCGAGGCACGTGGCATGCTGCAGGAGGGCATCTATCGTGTATCTGGCTTTGCCGATGAGATCGATGCCTTGAAGCTGGCCCTGGATCGCGATGGCGACAAAACGGACATGTCCGAGGCAACCTATGGCAATGTGAATGTGATTGCCGGCACTTTGAAGCTCTACTTGCGTCTGCTGCCTGTGCCGCTGATCACGTTCCAGGCGTATCCCAGTTTTATGGCTGCAG gAAATGCCAAGCAGACGGAGCAGCTGCAATTGATGGCGGAGGCAGCGCTGCGCTTGCCACCAGCTCATTACAGTTGTCTGCAGTATATGTTGGAGCATCTCAAGCG CGTTGCTTCGCATTACGCTGTCAACAAGATGAACGAGCACAATTTGGCGACTGTGTTTGCGCCCACGCTGATTGCCACGCCCCAGCACATGACGAATCTCACGGAGGAGATCTTTATGCTCTCCTCGCTGATCACGCACTGCGAAACCATCTTTGCATcatccagcagcagcatgaaCTCGAATTCCTCTTCGTAA